One segment of Brassica napus cultivar Da-Ae chromosome C3, Da-Ae, whole genome shotgun sequence DNA contains the following:
- the LOC106373123 gene encoding transcription termination factor Rho-like produces MKNSEVRPVGIAPLPEANEVEKKDPNECNYIQNDKRSHGKGRGGYRNRDRDNYSNSRDRYLAGRKGNHNNRGRGSNPGRGRGGYGRGRGESLKNKNPEAHMVHDSGYEADDDSDIAKDDPMDFETSDCLKD; encoded by the exons atgaagaacagtgaagTTAGACCTGTTGGAATAGCCCCATTACCAGAGGCCAATGAAgttgaaaagaaagatcccaacGAGTGCAATTACATCCAGAATGATAAGAGATCACACGGCAAAGGCCGAGGTGGATATAGGAACCGTGATCGTGACAATTACTCAAACAGTCGAGATAGATACTTGGccggccggaaaggaaaccacaataaccgtggtcgtggttccaatcccGGCCGTGGCCGAGGCGGTTATGGCCGAGGTCGAGGCG AAAGtcttaagaacaagaacccggaggctcaCATGGTTCACGATTCAGGATATGAGGCTGATGATGATTCTGACATTGCTAAAGATGACCCaatggattttgagacttctgattgtctcaaagaCTAA